The following proteins are encoded in a genomic region of Methanoculleus oceani:
- a CDS encoding carbohydrate kinase family protein, which produces MIAVVGHTAIDHLFRVPKLPGRHNSTYITDHSVYFGGGAANIAAGIATLGERCRLISSVGGDFPGSDYDLWMHDLEIVQDFSVVRDARTATAYVFTDEAGDQETFFEWGASAAFSRAEAPALDFVHMATADPDFNVRVAEKSRFASFDPGQDLLRYTPDQLEIILAKIDILFSNNHEMDRMCDMLGLERNALVASIPMTVTTRGAEGSILCMDGEEHHVPAVRVEAVDPTGAGDGYRAGFLTAFRKGYAPLDCCRAGAVVSSFVVERTGTQTNLPDWDRMLARYRKVFGEPGEIIV; this is translated from the coding sequence ATGATCGCCGTCGTCGGGCATACCGCCATCGATCACCTCTTCCGGGTACCGAAACTTCCCGGGCGGCACAACTCGACGTACATCACCGATCATTCGGTCTACTTCGGCGGCGGAGCGGCGAACATCGCGGCGGGGATCGCGACCCTGGGGGAGCGGTGCCGGCTGATCTCATCGGTCGGCGGCGACTTCCCGGGCAGCGACTACGACCTCTGGATGCACGATCTTGAGATCGTGCAGGACTTCTCCGTTGTCAGGGATGCCCGGACCGCAACCGCCTATGTCTTTACGGACGAGGCCGGCGACCAGGAGACCTTCTTCGAGTGGGGTGCCTCCGCCGCGTTCTCCCGGGCGGAAGCCCCCGCTCTCGACTTCGTCCACATGGCGACGGCGGACCCCGACTTCAACGTCCGGGTGGCCGAAAAAAGCAGATTCGCCTCCTTCGACCCGGGCCAGGACCTCCTCCGCTACACTCCCGACCAGCTCGAGATCATCCTTGCGAAGATCGACATCCTCTTCTCGAACAACCACGAGATGGACCGGATGTGCGATATGCTGGGACTGGAGCGGAATGCGCTCGTCGCGTCGATCCCGATGACGGTCACGACCCGGGGAGCGGAAGGGAGCATCCTCTGCATGGACGGCGAGGAGCACCACGTCCCGGCCGTCAGGGTGGAAGCCGTCGACCCCACCGGCGCCGGCGACGGTTACCGGGCCGGGTTCCTCACGGCGTTCCGGAAGGGCTACGCACCGCTCGACTGTTGCCGTGCGGGAGCGGTGGTCTCGTCCTTCGTCGTCGAGCGGACGGGCACCCAGACGAACCTTCCCGACTGGGACCGGATGCTTGCACGCTACCGGAAGGTCTTTGGTGAGCCCGGGGAAATAATTGTCTGA
- a CDS encoding DUF555 domain-containing protein: MPDYLVTLESAWIIKDVKSMDDAVSIAISEAGKRLNPSAKFVEIEAGMIACPYCEGELNTALVVANTALVGLVLQMKVFRAESDEHAARIAKSVVGKALHDVPLKVQEVQAL, from the coding sequence ATGCCGGATTATTTGGTTACGCTTGAATCAGCGTGGATAATTAAAGACGTCAAGTCTATGGACGACGCGGTGAGCATCGCGATCAGCGAGGCCGGGAAACGGCTCAACCCCTCGGCGAAGTTCGTGGAGATCGAGGCGGGGATGATCGCCTGCCCCTACTGCGAGGGCGAGTTGAACACCGCGCTCGTGGTCGCCAATACCGCCCTCGTCGGGCTCGTGCTCCAGATGAAGGTCTTCCGTGCGGAGTCCGACGAACACGCGGCCCGGATAGCGAAGTCGGTCGTCGGGAAGGCGCTGCACGACGTTCCGCTGAAGGTCCAGGAAGTGCAGGCATTATGA